One Defluviitoga tunisiensis genomic window carries:
- a CDS encoding oligopeptide/dipeptide ABC transporter ATP-binding protein — protein sequence MKLMLKIRDDFNTTYLHVTHDLAAARYISDRIAVMYAGMFLEVGSTDDVVLEPLHPHTQLLRKAAPDPDRLVSEKLGNTGEVPNLITPPKGCPFEPRCNYSMEKCKNIIPPYFEINERKIRCFLYEN from the coding sequence ATGAAACTTATGTTAAAAATTCGTGACGATTTTAACACTACATATTTACATGTGACGCATGATTTAGCTGCAGCAAGATATATTTCAGATAGGATTGCAGTTATGTATGCAGGAATGTTTTTAGAAGTAGGTTCAACTGATGATGTAGTTTTAGAACCGCTCCATCCACATACACAACTTCTTAGAAAGGCGGCACCAGATCCTGATAGATTAGTTTCTGAGAAGCTTGGAAATACAGGCGAAGTTCCAAATTTAATAACCCCACCAAAAGGATGTCCATTTGAGCCTAGGTGTAATTATTCAATGGAAAAGTGTAAGAATATTATCCCACCATATTTTGAAATTAATGAAAGAAAAATAAGATGTTTTTTATATGAGAATTAA
- the lysA gene encoding diaminopimelate decarboxylase, with product MHLQDLPENMSIDEQGILKISGVSCFDLAKNYGTPLLVLDEIEIKNNINKFKEAFFKSGSESFFIAYASKSFLNSELCKIINEEKIGIEVVSGGELYIALKNNFPVEKIYFNGNNKFNEEIEMAIKNDVSTIIVDNEEELYKINRISKRFGKKTRILLRIVPGINPNTHKYISTGQVDSKFGIHLENLDSIVKKIKSFNGLELCGIHAHIGSQISEPMYYVNLIETLFELLVSLRKKENIILGEIDIGGGFGVAHSSNEQSMDIFDVINKIVNQVEVISKKHNYPKPKISIEPGRSIISTAGTTLYTVGAIKKSASKKYAIVDGGMADNIRPSLYNAKYQAYVANKMKETEDFEKVTIAGRACESGDILIDEIFLPRLSIGDLLAIPFTGDYTYSMSSNYNGFLRPAIVLVNNGKNKLITRRETYDDLLSRDITKNDWHIFD from the coding sequence ATGCATCTACAAGATTTACCAGAAAATATGAGTATTGACGAACAAGGAATTTTGAAAATTAGTGGAGTAAGTTGTTTTGATTTAGCAAAAAATTATGGCACGCCTCTTCTAGTATTAGATGAAATTGAAATAAAAAACAATATTAATAAATTTAAGGAAGCTTTTTTCAAAAGCGGATCTGAATCATTTTTTATAGCATATGCTTCTAAATCCTTTTTAAATTCGGAATTGTGTAAAATTATCAACGAGGAAAAAATAGGCATAGAGGTTGTTTCTGGTGGAGAGCTATATATTGCACTTAAAAATAATTTTCCAGTTGAAAAGATTTATTTTAATGGAAATAACAAGTTCAATGAAGAAATTGAAATGGCAATAAAAAATGATGTATCTACAATTATAGTTGACAATGAAGAGGAATTGTATAAAATAAATAGAATTTCAAAAAGATTTGGAAAAAAGACACGTATTTTATTAAGAATTGTTCCTGGGATTAATCCTAATACTCATAAATATATATCAACAGGACAAGTTGATTCTAAATTTGGCATTCATTTAGAAAATTTAGATAGTATAGTAAAAAAAATTAAAAGCTTTAATGGACTTGAATTATGTGGAATTCATGCACATATTGGTTCTCAAATAAGCGAACCTATGTATTATGTAAATCTTATAGAAACTTTGTTTGAGTTGTTGGTAAGTCTTAGGAAGAAAGAAAATATCATATTGGGTGAGATTGACATTGGTGGAGGATTCGGTGTTGCACACTCTTCAAACGAGCAATCAATGGATATTTTTGATGTAATTAATAAGATTGTCAACCAAGTAGAAGTTATATCAAAAAAACACAATTATCCTAAACCAAAAATAAGTATAGAGCCAGGAAGATCAATAATTTCAACAGCGGGTACTACTTTATATACAGTAGGTGCGATCAAAAAGAGTGCAAGTAAAAAGTATGCTATAGTAGATGGCGGTATGGCTGATAATATAAGACCATCGTTATACAACGCAAAGTATCAAGCTTATGTGGCAAATAAAATGAAAGAAACTGAAGATTTTGAAAAAGTTACAATAGCAGGACGCGCATGTGAATCAGGGGATATTTTAATAGACGAAATATTCCTTCCAAGATTGTCCATAGGTGATTTATTAGCAATTCCTTTTACTGGTGATTATACTTATTCTATGTCAAGTAACTATAATGGATTTCTCAGACCTGCTATTGTATTGGTTAATAACGGAAAAAATAAACTGATTACACGAAGAGAAACTTATGATGATTTACTATCAAGAGATATTACTAAGAATGATTGGCACATTTTTGATTAG